A part of Olleya sp. Bg11-27 genomic DNA contains:
- a CDS encoding terpene synthase family protein, producing the protein MNFNSTLLTISNTQLHIHKDADTISKKAKTTSKTLGIIDDNLYSGHSTMTNYIYIDSPIDKMVNVLVTYDVLYFMDDFFGEDTNTGQLPEIVKILEIWKGKKTHHSETSQINKLYTSINYISTTLRADSPEDFFNKYTASVVEHLSASLTKKAYTTVNEYISIRLITGGMYLLIDLIEYVHSIYLNKALIDNKQLQIKNLCRQCALIGALSNDLFSYAKEKHSDYNLINAFLKTKEASNYNQAVIKSIDRVNQIHSDFKLTILKAKQTPFPLQDKLTLEKYFNALEVIVASSYHWQKRTSRYYHPENVFEDMKIYN; encoded by the coding sequence ATGAATTTCAACTCAACGCTTTTAACAATATCTAACACCCAATTACATATTCACAAAGACGCGGATACTATTTCAAAAAAAGCAAAAACAACATCTAAAACACTGGGTATAATTGATGATAATCTATATTCTGGCCATTCTACAATGACAAATTATATCTACATTGATAGCCCCATAGATAAAATGGTCAATGTTCTTGTTACCTATGACGTTTTGTACTTTATGGACGACTTTTTTGGTGAAGACACCAATACTGGGCAACTGCCAGAAATAGTTAAAATTTTAGAAATATGGAAAGGTAAAAAAACACATCATTCTGAAACTAGTCAAATCAACAAATTATATACGTCTATTAATTATATTAGCACGACTCTAAGAGCCGATAGCCCTGAAGATTTTTTTAATAAATACACGGCTTCTGTAGTAGAACATTTATCGGCTTCGTTGACAAAAAAAGCATATACCACTGTAAATGAGTATATCTCTATAAGATTAATCACAGGAGGCATGTACCTTCTTATTGATTTAATCGAGTATGTGCATTCTATTTACCTAAACAAAGCCTTAATTGATAATAAACAGCTTCAAATTAAAAACTTATGCAGACAATGTGCGCTAATCGGTGCTTTATCTAATGATCTTTTCTCCTATGCTAAAGAAAAACACAGTGATTATAACCTAATAAATGCCTTTTTAAAAACTAAGGAAGCGTCTAATTATAATCAGGCTGTAATTAAATCTATAGACAGAGTAAATCAAATTCACTCCGATTTCAAATTAACAATACTAAAAGCTAAACAGACGCCTTTTCCTTTACAAGACAAGTTAACGTTAGAAAAATACTTTAATGCACTAGAAGTTATTGTAGCCTCCTCATATCATTGGCAAAAAAGAACCAGCCGCTATTATCATCCAGAAAATGTCTTTGAAGACATGAAAATCTATAACTAA
- a CDS encoding DUF3024 domain-containing protein: MKNTTIDINELTIKKFVESLRPEDIEIRKQLDIGYSYDGKIIILFEIRPFWDNPSEIQNIEFAKIRFYKSRREWNLYWMRASGKWELYAPFPEATYLDKMIEIIKEDKHGCFFG, encoded by the coding sequence ATGAAAAATACCACGATTGACATAAATGAATTAACAATAAAAAAGTTTGTTGAATCATTACGTCCAGAAGATATAGAAATAAGAAAACAACTTGATATTGGTTATTCTTATGACGGAAAAATAATAATACTATTCGAAATAAGACCTTTTTGGGACAATCCAAGCGAAATTCAGAATATTGAGTTTGCCAAAATTAGATTTTATAAGTCAAGACGAGAATGGAATCTATATTGGATGCGTGCAAGCGGAAAGTGGGAACTTTATGCCCCATTTCCAGAAGCAACCTATTTAGACAAAATGATTGAAATAATTAAGGAAGATAAACACGGATGCTTTTTTGGATAA